TATTGAGTGAATAAAAACTTAAGCAGAGAGTAACCTCACTGATATTCCTTATGTACTCTACcactttcattttattatctcTATGGTTTTCTCCTACTTTTTACCATTAGTAGTTGGGTATGaagctagattaagaaaaattataacaatattttgctttttgacaAAAGGTAAGTAAAGTTTAGAATAAGGTATCAATGTTACAGAAacacttttgtttttgtaatttttttccaatgGGGTTAAGAGAAAATTCAGAAGAAAGTCATTAAGATACAATCCATCAGAATGGATGTATGGCTTTGTGAAATAACTTAGAGCATTTTGCTTAATGTAGTTAAAGGCATAGGAAGATTGATTGGATAATTCCCCCATAACAAAAGATCTGTAGTGTCTGGGTTTTAGAAAAAGATTTCCTGGTGTTTGCTGGTTGATTAGGAAATATTGAAATTCTCCTAATTTTATTAACTCTATTCCTGTGTCTGAAGCCAGGACTAACATATAGATAAGCTAAATGCTCTGAATTCTCAACCTATTTTTCAATGACAATATAGTCAATTTGAAGTACTCCCGTTGAGACTTGTGGGCATTAAATATTTACCTTGGAATCTATGTAATAGCTTCTAAACCTCTTCATAgcatttttcatctctttatttctcaggGTATAAATGGCTGGATTTAGGAGAGGGGTAATAACAGAGTAGAACACAGCAAGAAATTTGTCCACCCAGGTGATGCTGAGTGGCCACACATAGATGAAGATGCAGGGCCCAAAGAAAAGCACCACCACTGTGATGTGGGCAGTGCAGGTAGAGAGTGCCTTAAAAGCCCCAGTTTTAGAGCCTCGATGGACAGTGAGAAGAATATATGAGTAGGAGGTCAGCAAGAGAATAAAGCAAGTCATGGCCAGAATTCCACTGTCACCATTCATTAACATTTCCAAGTTAGAGGAATCCACACAGGCTAGTTTGATTACCAGTGGTATATCACAGAAGAAGCTGTCTATTTCCCTGGGGCCACAGAATGGCAGCTGAACAATCATAACCATTTGACTCATGGCATGCACAAAGCCAATAGTCCAGGAAGTCAACACCAGTCCAATACATCTTTGCAGGCTCATAATGGTGGAGTAGTGGAGTGGTTTGCAGATTGCCACATAGCGATCATAGGCCATTATCACCAGTAGCACCATCTCACCTCCTCcaacaaaatgcacaaaaatgATCTGGGACATGCAGCCTCCAAAGGAAATGGTCTTTTCCACCCTGAGAAAGTCTGTAATCATCTTAGGAGTGGTGATGGAGGAAAGCCACATATCAACAAAGGACAGGTTGGCCAATAAGAAGTACATTGGTGAATGGAGATGGGAATCACTGATGATTAAGATCATAATGACAATATTTCCAGATACAATGATCAGGTAAagcataaaaaatattattaagagtATAACCTGAATATTCCATGAATGGCAAAGTCCCAGAAGCACAAATTCTGAAATTACAGACTGATTTCTATTATCCATTTTATTCAGTGTGAACCTAGAGAGAACAGATGATCAGTCAGTGCGATGAAGGGTGCTTAGTTTTTAGAATTGGGTGGTCATATTAAAATTTAGATCTATATCTGATAGCAAAAAGTATAATTGTGAAGATAAATCCTGGCCTAATATACATAGTATTATCCCCAAAAGAGAAGCTCTCTACAATTGGCTAAGAGACAAAGCCTGAGATGAGATTGTTATGAAAATGATTTATTGAGTTTATTGAGAAGGTGGTTCTCacaagaagaagatgaagaaagcaGGATAGCAAATTGAAAGGCTAAAAAGATTGTGGCATCCCCAGAAACTAGCGATTCCTCTAGTTCAGAAAGAAGAATCTAATGGGGCACCATCGCCAACCATTATACTAAGTAACTAAAACTTGGGTTATACACTTAGAAAGATGATGGTGAAGGGATGTTGGAATTCAGTACAAATTACATAATACAAAATTACGGTTTCTCTATATCATTTATATAAGGCatcataaaactaattttttagcTTATCACTCTAAAATATATGTTGAGACAATCTCTTAGAAGCTACATAGAAGGTCATATCTTgcatgataatttttttattatactttaagctctgggatacatgtgcagaacatgcaggtttgttacataggtatacatgtgccatggtggtttgttgcacccatcaactcatcatctaccttaggtattcctcctaatgttatccctcccctagcgcCTAACCCCCTGACAGGTTctgttgtgtgatgttcccttccctgtgtccgtgtgttctcattgttcaactcccacttatgagtgagaacattgcATGATAATTTAAATACAAAACCAGGCACATAACTTATCATTAATTAAAAcctacaattaaataaaatttacctaGTAAACAAAATGGATTATGAAAAATCTGTGAAGAGTCATGTAAAAATGAGACTAACCAAAGTGGAAGGCCACTAGATTCATATTCTGAACTTAACTCTGAATGGAAGCTCCTTATAACTCTATGATCACCCAGTATGAACATCAAATTGAACAAATATCCACACATGAGAACATCTTTACTAGAGATAAACAAACCAGGTGAGATATCACAGTTTCTAGTTTTAGCTTCTTAACAAGAAAAGATGTATTAAAGAAGGTAGAAACAAGAATCTTGCATTGCCTACATTACCTCTCCTCCAACCTCAAGCAGTGCAGCATGGAAAGATAATCTGTCCATTTAGAGGAAGAAGCTGAAGTTTGCAGGGGATTTTGCCTTGGAACTCATTACCAGTGACACCACAGCAAAACAACAGCAGGCAGAACCCCACAGCCCCTACTTCTAGGCTGGTGCCCACAAGTCAGCTTAAACCTGCCTAGGCCAGACAGGAATCCACCACCATAGTGGAAGGAACACAGGTTTCAACCTAGCTTCACTGCTGAAGGACTAACATGGATTCATACCATGAGCAAATTTCAATGGCAGGCAGGTCCTTGTGACTGCAACCCTCGGACAAACCGCAATGATATGCTGCCCTGGAAAGCTGTGGGCATTAGGTGCAACTCAGTGAAACATCAGTTGTGGTAGTCATTGGATTGTCTGCATCCAGGCAGTGCAGTCAGGAAAGACTTCTTTTACTTTGGGGAATAAGAGGAAGTATGCAGAGGACTTTGCCTTGGAACTCAGCACCAGCTTCACCACAGTAAAACATATCACTGGGAAGAAATCTGTGACTCCTGATGGCAGGCTAGAACTTTCAGATAGAACTTTTAGacccaccctgggccagaaaaaaaaaatcttcagccCAGGTGGGATGGACCTAAGTACCAACCAGCTTCACCACCAGCCTGCAAAGTGGCCTCAGGCTCTGAATAAATATCAGGGGCAGTCAGGCAGCAATGGCTGCAGACCTCAGGTAAACTGCAGTACTGTTCTAGTCTGGAAGACTGTGGGATTCAGGTGCAACTTACCATGGTGCTAGCTGACttgataagcaaaataaaaaaaatgatgagcttgaagacaggctatttgaaaatacacagtcagaaaagaaaaaagaaagaatgaaaacaattaaaaaacacttaaaaaatctaTGATATAGCATCAAAAGAGCAAATATAAGAATAATTGGCCTTTAAGGgagagtagaaaaagaaaaggtatagGAGAATTATGCAAAGAAATAATATCAGACAACTTTTCAAACCCAGAGAAAGATGtaaatatccaagtacaagaatgTTTAAG
The window above is part of the Macaca fascicularis isolate 582-1 chromosome 7, T2T-MFA8v1.1 genome. Proteins encoded here:
- the LOC102135192 gene encoding olfactory receptor 4K14-like produces the protein MDNRNQSVISEFVLLGLCHSWNIQVILLIIFFMLYLIIVSGNIVIMILIISDSHLHSPMYFLLANLSFVDMWLSSITTPKMITDFLRVEKTISFGGCMSQIIFVHFVGGGEMVLLVIMAYDRYVAICKPLHYSTIMSLQRCIGLVLTSWTIGFVHAMSQMVMIVQLPFCGPREIDSFFCDIPLVIKLACVDSSNLEMLMNGDSGILAMTCFILLLTSYSYILLTVHRGSKTGAFKALSTCTAHITVVVLFFGPCIFIYVWPLSITWVDKFLAVFYSVITPLLNPAIYTLRNKEMKNAMKRFRSYYIDSKVNI